In Janthinobacterium sp. B9-8, the genomic stretch CTCATCAATCGCAAACAAGCCAATCTGCGCACGCTTTAGCAGCGCCATAAAGCGCGGCGTAACTAGCCGCTCTGGCGCGACATACAGCATCTTGAGCTGGCCATTGATAAACGCGTTTTCTACATCACGCGCCTCTTCCTGATTCAAGCTTGAATTTAAATAAGCCGCCGCAACACCCAACTCTTTTAAGGCGTCCACCTGATCCTGCATCAGCGCAATCAAGGGCGACACCACCACACCGCAGCCATCCCGCAGCAGCGCGGGGATCTGATAACAGAGTGATTTCCCCCCGCCAGTAGGCATCAAAACCAGCGCATCCCCACCCCCCGCCACATGGCTAACAATAGTTTCCTGCTCACCGCGAAAACTGCGATAACCAAAGACGTGTTCGAGGACTGAATGGGGGGACATGGCGAATCTTATGTGCAGCAAAGGGAGGATTGTACCCGTGTGCGGGGCGAAGCTAAAACCTAGCTGGGTTTGGAGGGAAGATTTACGGGGAATAAGTAATGTAGGGCGCACTCGAAGCTCGAGCGTGCGGCAGTTTTCGTAGCGTAGGGCGCACTCGAAGCTTTGCGTGCGACAGTATTTTTGTCGCTCAGCGAAGCGCAGTGCGCCGTGGGGTGATCGCATTATCAATTACTCTACGGCGTACTACGCAGGGTGAAAAAACGCTACCTGCTTTGAGTACGCCCTACAAGATTTAACTCACGGGATTCAATTTTATTTGCTCATTCGGAATCGCTTTGGTGCGTAGGCTGAAGCGGGTCAACTTGTTGCCGGATGGGCAAGGGGGAAACAAGGTGCTTAGTTAAATATATATTCAGTTAAAATAATAGTCGCCTTATAAAACCTGAGTTTATTTTTATATTTGATGCGAAAATTCTTTATCCCATTCATCAATATTGAGCTGGAATGCACACAATGGGCGTAATTGGTTTATCAGCCATTCCCTATCAATTTGTACTGTATGTAGTGGATAGTTTTCTTCTTCTTCATTCTCTGTTTCAGCTTCATAATCCATAAAGGTAAGCCGGACAAAGTCATTGCATCCTTCTGCTCGTTCAGCACCAAAAATAACATTGTCATCGTCGCTGTCATTATCAACCATTAAAATTGGCTGGGTTGTTGGTATGCCAGAGAAAGAATTTAGCTGTGTTAATAAATCGGTGATTGTTCTACCATAAAAGCCTAGCTCACATGTTTCATCTCCAAAATCAGCATGCTTTATAACGAGGTCAATGTCCCAATATGGGTTTGAATGTTTGATAATTATTTGTTTGTTTTTTGGGAATGATTCAATTGAATTTTTCAATGCTTGTAAATATTTTTCCCATTCATTATCAAAGCCAGAAAAATGATTTGTATTAATCGTAACCGATTGATATTTGTAATCATGCGTATCGGTAGTGTTTTCATATTCAGGAGAAAAATTCAAGGGTGAATTAAATATTTCTCGCGTTCTTAATCTGAACAAAAAGGGTTCTGTTAGCTTATATAACAGACCTACACGGCTACAAATCGCAATTTGATAATTTGGCGTTTGGCTGGGGGAAAATAGGATAGATGATTTAGACACGGACTTATTCCTGCTCCATATTAAATAGGTGAGCTTTAAAAACTAAGCAAACAATATTGCCTTTTTATCTTGTATGACAATTGTGCTTGAAGCAAGTAGGGTGTAGAGCGCACTCGAAGTTCGAGCGTGCGACGATTTTTTGTCGCTCAGCGATAAGCGCAGTGCGCCGTGTGGAAATTGTGATATGTGTGTGGCGTACTGCGCAGGGCGATAAAGCCCGCCCTGCTTCGAGTACGCCCTACAAGATTTAACTTACGGTATTGAATTAAATTCTATTTTCTCAGCCAAAATCGCTTTAGCCCGTGGCCCGAAGCTGGTCAGATTTGAAAGCGTGACATTGTGATGGGCAGAAATTTGTGCGGCAGAAAGCACATCGTTGTCCATGGTGGAATGGCCGTCAGCAATCAACGTTACAGGGTAGCCTAGGGCAAGGGCACGGCGGACTGTGGTGTCTACGCAAAACTCGCTTTGCAGGCCGCAGATTATCAAATGCTCTGCGCCAAGGTCTTTGAGTAGGGTATGCAGATTGGTACTGTGGAATGAATCCGATGCCGTTTTTCTGATAAATAAATCATCTGGCTGCGCTTGCAAACCCGCAGCCAGCTTCCAGCCATCCGAGCCATATTCAAGCGGGCCACCATTTTCTTCATGCTGGATATAAATAACAGGAACACCATTCTGGCGTGCTAATTGGGTCACAGTATTAATACGGCTAATTACTTGAGCGGCTTCAAAGGCTGCATATTCGCCACTGCAGAGGGCTTCTTGCACATCAATCACGAGCATTGCGGTTTTCATAGTGGCCTTGTGGTGATTTAAAAAAGATGAATATCAAGAGTATAGAACGAGCGTATGCTTGAAGGTATAAGCAAGATGTACTTGAAGATTAAGTAGGACGCACTCGAAGCGAAGCGCAGTGCGCCCTATGGTGATATGGGCTAGGAGGTCTATGGCCCACTGTGCTGGGCGATAAACCTTGCCCGGCTTCGAGTACGCCTACGCTGCGGGGGGAAGCTTCTCCTGTTTTCGAGCCCTGCAGGGCTGTATTTCAATTAACCGAGGTCAGAGTAAAGATAAATCCGCTTGCTTCGGCCCTGAGAGTAGATGAGGCATAGCGGTTAAGCGTTGCAGGGTGAGTGGCTAATAATTACAATGCACTGACGTATGCCTATAATCCCCGCTGTCTACCGCCTGAAAAGATATTCCTATGACTTGGCTTAATTATTACTTAAAGCGCCTTTCGCTAACAAGCTGGCCAACGCTCGATCAGGCAGGGCTGGCGTTTCTGCAGCGGCGGCATATTGAATCGATTGCATTTGGCAACGTTGATCTGTTGCTGGGAAATACCCCAAAGCTAAATCATGACGCTTTAGTTGAAAAACTATTAATTCAAGGCCGCCCGGGATATTGCTACGAGATTAATACGCTATTTGCATCGCTGTTAAACCACCTCGGTTTGAAAACCACTCTGCATATGGCGCGGGTTTTACTGAATAAAGAGCTTGTACATGAACGGCCCAGATCGCACTTAATTATGACTATAGAGCAGGAAGGGCAAACGTGGCTATTAGATGCGGGCTTTGGCGGTGGAGGGATTTGCGAGCCTATTTCATTACAGGCCGGAGTGGTTTTTGATCAATCTATTGATCGATATCGCTTATTACCAGAACAAACACTTGCCGGCTGGTATTTGCAGCGCGAAATAAATGGCGAATGGAATAATTTATATTGGTTTGATTTAACCACGGCTTATCCGGTAGATTGCCATGTGGGTAATCATTATGCTGCAACAGAAAGCGAATCAATATTTTTGCGTGATCTGATGGTCACGCGTATCGATGGTATTCAACGCTTAGTGCTGCATAACAGGCAATTGAGTATCCGCAGCAAAACGGATAGCAGCTTTAAAGTAATCTCGACGGCTGTGGAGTTGCAAAACATCCTTGATCATTATTTCGGTTTTGGTGTGCAGCCTGATCAGGCTGAGCTGCTTTTTAAAATGGGCGATTGCAAGGACTAATAAGGAAGGGCTGATTAAATCGTCATTCTCGAATGTTTGCATCGGGAATTTAGTGCAAAGATTAGATTTTTGCCTGTGTGGGAATGATGAAATTGAATAAATCAGGAATAAACCGAGGGCAGAGCGCAGTTAAAAATAAATACATTAACTAATTTATCCGTGGTCTGTCCCTATTTCCCTATTTTCGCAAGACTTCCGCTGCCAGTCGTTGCAAATTCTGCTCATTGGCCGTAGCGATAAATTGGGCGATCTGTTCGTAGTGTTCAACTAAATCGAAGGTTTGACGCCAGTAGACCTGAGTCCCTTGCTCAACTGGCCTGAGTTCAATCGTCAGCATGAAGTGATGGCTAGACAGGTGCTCAATCTCGAATAGCTTGGCAGGCACGATACGCGTGAAACGGCTTTCATTTGGGTAATCCTCGCCTTTTGGTCCGTGCATGGTGAGCAGCCAAGTGCCGCCCGCTTGAAAGTCAAACTGGTGAATCGTGTTCGTAAAGCCATCAGGCCCCCACCAGCGGGCGACCCGAGCTGGGTCGCTCATCGTGGCGAAGACCTGAGCTGGGGTTGCTGCCACAAACACGCTTCGTGAATCGGAGCGCTTGTCGATTGCTTGCATATTGCTACTCCCTGTTGGGCGGCTTAGCCGCAGGCGTAAGCCGTGATTTTGGTATGGGGTGCTGAGCGAATTGAGCAGGTGGTTTGTGCTTGACAGTGTAGTTTAGTGTGGGTTGATAAACCTAAGCTGCCCTACAGGACTACAGGGCTGATGTGCTCGAATGCCGGGTTGGGCGTCATTTAATTTTCTCGCTGCTCTCAGGCGTTTGCTCCGTAAATGCTTTCAGTCAGTCAGCATACTGTGCGTCGGGTGGTATCAATCCACTTTCGCGCGGGCCACTAAAGTCGATGATGCTGACGTATGGCGCGCCTTTCCCAAACTTCTTAGTGAAGGCCGCACGGACCTTGTTCCCGTGTTTGATTAAATCGATACACAGTAGGGTGCTAAAGAACGCGATGTCATCAACATAGCTGTGAATTCCCTCAACGCTATCTGGGTACTCTTGGTTCGTATCGCCAGCCGGAAGTGGCATACCGAAATAGTACTGAGGAATTTGTTCATTTGGTATGGCGCCACTAGCAAACCTGTGAATCAAGTGGTCACGTTTTACTATCGCCTCTCGCATACCAAAAAGCGACTGATCGAGAACTGAGACGAGTGCAAGTGGCCTGCCATACGCGGATATCTTTTCGAAAACTAGCTTCTTGAGTGTCTCGATTGGTACAAATGGGGCTGGAAATGTCCTCATGTCTACGACGACCCGATATTCGACATCGTCTGGTATTTGGCCTGCGGCTAGCTGTTCCTTGAATAAACGTAGCGCGTCTTATTTTCGTCATCCAGCTCTTTTATGCGCGTCATCATCGAGACGTCCATGCCGCCAAACTTAGCGCGCCACTTATAGAATGATGCGGGGCTCATGTCGTGTTCACGGCATAGATCCGGAATGGTCGAGCCGGCTTCGGCCTGCTTTAAGATCGCCATAATCTGGCGTTATCAATTGCCTTCGGCTTTCATGTAGAACTCCCCAAATACTGCGAGAAAATCCCACTTAAAAATGAGCTGGTTTTGTGGGGGGATTACCATCTTCTTCGTTTTCTCGTTTAACTTTATTCCGTAAATAGGGTGCGTAATAGCTTTAATAATATGCCTCATGAAAGGTTTACAGAGTCGTAATGTCATGATTTTAGCTTTTGAAAAATAAGCGATACGTCTTGTACTGCTTCAGCCAGTATCTTCGTTCCTTTAAATAAACTGACAAAATTATCTGTGTAATGGCAAGAGGATAAGGTTAATTGAGGCTACTACACATTGTTGCTCTTCGGTTATGTGACAAAACTGACGAGTCATACCTTTTTTAGGTAACGACATCGTACTTGTCCCATTTATTTAAATTGGGGTGATGAACATAATCTAGGCCTTATTAGTGTGGTCTCTAGAAGTGTGCCGTTTGGTGCAAATGAGATCTGACCAAGCATCATTTTTCTGCATTTAAGTGTGGTGTTTGACTGGGTATTTTTCGCTTGATATTGAACAGGATGGGGGTCTCGCTCATCGTAAGGAAATCACTGTAAATGAAAATTCACTCGCTTGGGGGCAAACACCTAGGTCTAGAAGAGCGTAGTACTGGCGTTGGGGATGCTCTGGAGAGTGCGCATGCGCACCTAGTGTTCAATGTACATGCCAAATTTGCCGACGCCGATGCTTTGAAGATTATGCTTCAAGGGTTGCAGGATATTGGCCAAGCGCCGTTACTTGACATGTTAGGCGTAGATCCAACACCGCCAGAATGCCAGGCTAATTGTGTAAATGCCCAGGCTGAGACGGATTCGTCGGCAGATCTAGGCATTGCTTTACCCCTTTCTTGGGCTCCAAATCTAACTGTAGCCTTGGATTCTCTGAGTTTGAAATGGCCGAGTTTAGACCCTCTTGCCAAAGGTGAAACAAAGGCGCCTGTTGAACAATCTGCTCTTGCATCCCTTCAAACTTTATCTTTATTGACATCTGTGGTGCCGCCCAGTGTTGTAGGGACAAAGCGGTTAGACGTGGAACGATTGCACAGCACGCCTCAATCCATGCGAAAAATCAGTCGATTGCAAGAACAAGAGGAAAGAGGGGCATCAAGCCTATTCCCTTTTCCTCCAATCATAAACCAGCTCAGTGAACCTGCTGAGGTACTGATGTCTGGCGCATATAGCCTACCAACCGCTTTTGTGGAGGGTATGCACCCCCTTCGCTTGACGCCAGATGTCGGGCAAGGTTTAAACACAGCGAAGCCTGATGTGCCTAGTCAAGTCAATACGGCAGTTCTTGGGGCCGTACTTGATCGTTCGCATCTTAAACTTGCGGTGGGGGGCGCAGAGCTGGCTATGCTGGCACCCACTTCAGTGGAGGGGCAGATAGTAGGGCCGCTTGTGCTTGCACGAGGCTCGAAGGGTTCTGCGGTGCCGTCTGTTTTTGTAGGGAACGAATCTGCTTGCGAGCTGCCTGCGAGCACATCACAAGCGGGCCAGGCTGAGCGACCTATTCGTGCACAAGAGCTTGTGACGAGTGCCTTATTACAGCTGCTGCCTGAGCCAAATTTGAATGGCCCACATTATGAGTTCGTTAGTAATCCCGCTGCACGTTCTATGCCCGCCCCTATAGTGCAAGTGCTTCCTAGCCCTGTAGAGCAGCAAGGGTTTACCTACCATTTTAAAAGTTGGGGCAATGGTGCGTTTGTAAGTGTTAATACGCTGAGTGCTGCTGATGTGCGATTTGTGCCGTCAGATGTACAGGTTCTGCAGGCCTTGCAAACGTATGGAGAAGACCATGATATGCCGCAGCACTGGCGTGTTGAGGCGAGCGAACGTCGTGATGATGAGGCGCCACGCAGGCAGGCACGGGCTCTGCCTGTTGAAGAGGAAAATGAAGAATGATGCCCTTGAGTAGTTTGCGCCGGGTAGATGTTGCCAGCATAGAGCGAAGCCGTGTTCTGATTCGCTTGCGTGGTGCAGGTTACACCGAAGCGGCTTTGTTACCGCTTGGCAACGCTCGCTACGTTCGTCTGCGCGGTGATCTGGCTGGTTTTGGAACCGTGATTGCCCTGTTGGATGTGCACGCTTGGGCTGGCCACAGTATGCCCAGCTTGGCTGGCATTGCTTGGCACTGCGTGGATGAAAAGTTGTTGTGGAATCTATTGGTCGAGGAATTAACTCAACTCACTGGCACGGAACACGGGCTTGATTTGACGCATATCGAGGTACTGGATCTGCTTAGCACGCCTTTAGAGCATGCGCTACCTTGTGTGAGCACGCTGAGTGGGGGCTTATTTGTGGAGGCTTTAGAGCAGGAAGCTCACCAGCTTGATGCGAATTTTGATTTTAACGCAGTAAAAATTGAGTTGGCCGCTAATTTAGGGCGTAGTCACTTAGCTTATCAGACCATCCCGACTTTAGTGTTGGGCGATGTTTTATTGATTAAAGAAATCGATTGCCAATTGAATTGTGGCACTCATCCCCTATTTACGTTTGAGCTTTATGAGGAGCAGTTGATGTTGCAGGATTATGCGGAACAAGAGGCGAGTATAGGCATTGTACCTGAGTCGGAAAATCAGCTCTTAGATTTAAAAAAAGTACCCGTTGAATTAACTTTTGTATTGTTCAAAAAAATGCTTAGCATGGCTCAATTGCAGTCTATGGATTTAGGTAATGTGATTGATTTACCGATAGAGGCACAAAAGCATGTTGAGATTTATATCAATAAGGTGTGCTTTGCAGGTGGGGAATTAGTGCAATTGGACGATGGCCGTTTGGGCGTAGAAATTCAGCGCTTAATACGCTCGGCATAATTCAATGAATGATATTTCACTTATTGCCCTGCTGTCATTTGCTACTTTGTTTCCATTTTTAGTGGCATCGGGCACTTGTTTCGTTAAATTCTCGATTGTATTTGTATTAATTCGCAATGCTTTGGGTGTGCAGCAAGTACCCTCTAATATGACTTTAAATGGTATTGCATTGTTGCTTTCAGTGTTTGTGATGATGCCAGTAGGGCAGCAAGCCTACGATTATTATAAAACTGAAAATGTGAAGCTGGATAGTGTAGAGGCTGTTGTTAATTTCATGGATGGTGGTCTGAGTGGGTATCGTGCGTATTTAAAAAAGTATTCAGATCCGGAATTGGTCGATTTTTTTCAAAAGGCACAAGCGGGGCGCTTGGGTGAAGTTAAGCAAAATACACAAAAAATTACGGAGCCAGAGTCTGAACCGGCGATTATTGCGCTATTGCCAGCTTATGCCCTAACCGAAATTAAGGAAGCATTTAAGATTGGTTTTTATTTATATTTGCCTTTCATTGTTGTAGATCTAG encodes the following:
- a CDS encoding EscR/YscR/HrcR family type III secretion system export apparatus protein — protein: MNDISLIALLSFATLFPFLVASGTCFVKFSIVFVLIRNALGVQQVPSNMTLNGIALLLSVFVMMPVGQQAYDYYKTENVKLDSVEAVVNFMDGGLSGYRAYLKKYSDPELVDFFQKAQAGRLGEVKQNTQKITEPESEPAIIALLPAYALTEIKEAFKIGFYLYLPFIVVDLVISSILLSLGMMMMSPVTISVPVKLILFVAMDGWTLLVKGLVMQYIDLAA
- a CDS encoding SpaN/EivJ family type III secretion system needle length determinant; this translates as MKIHSLGGKHLGLEERSTGVGDALESAHAHLVFNVHAKFADADALKIMLQGLQDIGQAPLLDMLGVDPTPPECQANCVNAQAETDSSADLGIALPLSWAPNLTVALDSLSLKWPSLDPLAKGETKAPVEQSALASLQTLSLLTSVVPPSVVGTKRLDVERLHSTPQSMRKISRLQEQEERGASSLFPFPPIINQLSEPAEVLMSGAYSLPTAFVEGMHPLRLTPDVGQGLNTAKPDVPSQVNTAVLGAVLDRSHLKLAVGGAELAMLAPTSVEGQIVGPLVLARGSKGSAVPSVFVGNESACELPASTSQAGQAERPIRAQELVTSALLQLLPEPNLNGPHYEFVSNPAARSMPAPIVQVLPSPVEQQGFTYHFKSWGNGAFVSVNTLSAADVRFVPSDVQVLQALQTYGEDHDMPQHWRVEASERRDDEAPRRQARALPVEEENEE
- a CDS encoding arylamine N-acetyltransferase family protein; amino-acid sequence: MTWLNYYLKRLSLTSWPTLDQAGLAFLQRRHIESIAFGNVDLLLGNTPKLNHDALVEKLLIQGRPGYCYEINTLFASLLNHLGLKTTLHMARVLLNKELVHERPRSHLIMTIEQEGQTWLLDAGFGGGGICEPISLQAGVVFDQSIDRYRLLPEQTLAGWYLQREINGEWNNLYWFDLTTAYPVDCHVGNHYAATESESIFLRDLMVTRIDGIQRLVLHNRQLSIRSKTDSSFKVISTAVELQNILDHYFGFGVQPDQAELLFKMGDCKD
- a CDS encoding SRPBCC domain-containing protein, producing MQAIDKRSDSRSVFVAATPAQVFATMSDPARVARWWGPDGFTNTIHQFDFQAGGTWLLTMHGPKGEDYPNESRFTRIVPAKLFEIEHLSSHHFMLTIELRPVEQGTQVYWRQTFDLVEHYEQIAQFIATANEQNLQRLAAEVLRK
- a CDS encoding cysteine hydrolase family protein — encoded protein: MKTAMLVIDVQEALCSGEYAAFEAAQVISRINTVTQLARQNGVPVIYIQHEENGGPLEYGSDGWKLAAGLQAQPDDLFIRKTASDSFHSTNLHTLLKDLGAEHLIICGLQSEFCVDTTVRRALALGYPVTLIADGHSTMDNDVLSAAQISAHHNVTLSNLTSFGPRAKAILAEKIEFNSIP
- a CDS encoding FliM/FliN family flagellar motor switch protein, with product MMPLSSLRRVDVASIERSRVLIRLRGAGYTEAALLPLGNARYVRLRGDLAGFGTVIALLDVHAWAGHSMPSLAGIAWHCVDEKLLWNLLVEELTQLTGTEHGLDLTHIEVLDLLSTPLEHALPCVSTLSGGLFVEALEQEAHQLDANFDFNAVKIELAANLGRSHLAYQTIPTLVLGDVLLIKEIDCQLNCGTHPLFTFELYEEQLMLQDYAEQEASIGIVPESENQLLDLKKVPVELTFVLFKKMLSMAQLQSMDLGNVIDLPIEAQKHVEIYINKVCFAGGELVQLDDGRLGVEIQRLIRSA